One window of Chloroflexota bacterium genomic DNA carries:
- a CDS encoding LPXTG cell wall anchor domain-containing protein — protein MILFYQKRIKNQYTILLLTLPDTSGNQPSYAWVWAAVAMALLALGLVVRRS, from the coding sequence TTGATTTTATTCTATCAGAAAAGAATTAAAAACCAATATACAATTTTATTACTTACCTTGCCTGATACCAGTGGTAACCAACCAAGTTATGCTTGGGTTTGGGCGGCTGTCGCCATGGCCTTACTCGCCTTAGGTTTGGTTGTACGCCGCAGTTAA
- a CDS encoding serine carboxypeptidase — MKEVVCITLGRSRRDFSFTTTLLGEELRVRRIGADGDVERVKQLIREHDGKVDAIALGGVIANFRVGKASYQHNQAYTIVNQARVTPTADGVLLKSTLERWTVAQAVSREPGRFNYRRVLVFSGIERYSLAESLSGYNVDLRFADPKVHYGLPFTLSSLSQLERYAKFAMPDLAKKPYRRIHPIGKGATHDSRLEKDCAWADVLAGDFAFIRRYAPQDLRGRTILTDDPSPAEIEDLRQRGAHTLITLTPKISEEHPFVSADVLEAMILAVTGKRTLDEATVLQITADANWEPHIQRLTNDEELEKFAFVIHPLSTKFIYKDPRFKVFKFVPQRWVERAMAHLPPLYLSRMKGIKSTGTGKEIEGILLTLGATPRELMRRPTAFTYRRLIKAARMAERMGAKLMGLGAFTSVVGDAGITVAQKSDIGITSGNSLTVAATLEAAKQAVILMGGRVDQGTAVVIGATGSIGAVCSRLLAQAIGDVVLIAPRPERLIALKKQIEAETPNAKVTIATKADDYVGSADLIVTTTTALNTKIVDIERLKPGAVVCDVARPPDIKEDEAAKRPDVLVIESGEITLPGEVDFGFDIGLPPGTAYACLSETALLALDGKFEDYTLGRNIEMDRVKEMYRLFKKHGLKLAGLRTFDQYVTPEMVAEKRRLADQRRHELGLPVTTETETLASEMPLEVGGSN; from the coding sequence ATGAAAGAAGTAGTCTGTATCACGCTCGGACGTTCGCGGCGTGACTTTAGCTTTACAACAACGCTGTTGGGCGAAGAGCTACGGGTGCGCCGCATTGGAGCCGATGGCGATGTCGAACGGGTCAAGCAGTTGATTCGTGAGCACGATGGCAAGGTTGATGCAATTGCGCTTGGTGGCGTAATTGCAAACTTTCGGGTTGGCAAAGCCAGCTATCAACATAATCAAGCCTATACGATCGTCAATCAAGCACGAGTTACCCCAACCGCTGATGGGGTGTTGCTCAAGTCAACCCTCGAACGTTGGACAGTCGCGCAAGCGGTTTCGCGTGAACCAGGCCGCTTCAACTATCGGCGGGTTTTGGTTTTTTCGGGGATCGAGCGCTATTCCTTGGCCGAATCGTTGAGCGGTTATAACGTTGATTTGCGTTTTGCTGACCCCAAGGTGCATTATGGTTTGCCCTTTACGCTGAGTTCGCTGAGCCAACTGGAGCGCTACGCCAAATTTGCCATGCCCGATTTGGCCAAAAAGCCCTATCGGCGGATTCACCCGATTGGCAAGGGCGCGACCCACGATAGCCGCCTCGAAAAAGATTGCGCTTGGGCTGATGTGCTAGCGGGCGATTTTGCCTTTATTCGGCGCTACGCTCCGCAAGATCTGCGTGGCCGCACGATTTTGACCGACGATCCATCGCCTGCGGAAATTGAAGATTTGCGCCAGCGTGGAGCACATACCTTAATTACGCTCACGCCCAAAATTAGCGAGGAGCACCCATTTGTTTCGGCAGATGTGCTCGAAGCCATGATTTTGGCTGTTACAGGCAAGCGCACCCTCGATGAAGCCACGGTCTTGCAAATTACGGCTGATGCCAATTGGGAGCCACACATTCAGCGTTTGACCAACGACGAAGAGTTAGAAAAATTTGCTTTTGTGATTCACCCGCTCTCAACCAAATTTATTTATAAAGATCCGCGCTTCAAAGTTTTTAAATTTGTGCCCCAACGTTGGGTCGAACGTGCTATGGCTCACTTGCCACCATTGTATCTCTCGCGGATGAAGGGCATTAAATCGACTGGTACAGGCAAGGAAATCGAAGGTATTTTGCTGACGTTGGGTGCTACGCCCCGCGAATTGATGCGCCGCCCAACTGCCTTTACCTATCGCCGTTTGATCAAAGCTGCTCGCATGGCCGAGCGCATGGGCGCGAAGCTGATGGGCTTGGGGGCATTTACTTCGGTGGTGGGCGATGCTGGCATTACAGTTGCCCAAAAATCCGATATTGGCATCACCTCAGGCAATTCGTTGACTGTGGCCGCAACCCTTGAAGCCGCCAAACAAGCGGTCATTCTCATGGGCGGGCGGGTTGATCAAGGCACAGCCGTGGTGATTGGGGCAACTGGCTCGATTGGCGCAGTTTGTTCACGCCTGCTGGCCCAAGCGATTGGCGATGTGGTCTTAATTGCGCCACGGCCTGAGCGCTTGATCGCCTTGAAAAAGCAAATCGAGGCTGAAACACCCAACGCCAAAGTAACAATTGCCACCAAAGCTGATGATTATGTTGGCAGCGCCGACTTAATTGTTACCACGACCACCGCCCTCAACACCAAAATTGTGGATATTGAGCGCTTGAAGCCAGGTGCGGTGGTGTGTGATGTTGCACGGCCACCAGATATCAAAGAAGATGAAGCCGCCAAACGCCCTGATGTGTTGGTGATTGAATCGGGCGAAATCACCTTGCCCGGCGAGGTGGATTTTGGCTTTGATATTGGTTTGCCGCCAGGCACGGCCTATGCATGTCTCTCGGAGACGGCTTTGTTGGCGCTTGATGGCAAATTTGAAGATTACACGCTTGGCCGCAACATCGAAATGGATCGGGTCAAGGAGATGTATCGCTTGTTCAAAAAGCATGGCCTGAAATTGGCGGGCTTGCGCACCTTTGATCAATATGTAACCCCCGAAATGGTCGCCGAAAAGCGCCGCCTAGCCGATCAGCGTCGGCACGAACTGGGTTTACCAGTGACCACCGAAACCGAAACCCTCGCCAGCGAAATGCCGCTGGAAGTTGGTGGCTCCAACTAA
- a CDS encoding zinc ribbon domain-containing protein has translation MLACSYCGGDVPDDWEECKTCGWLRDGSLALPLEPLKCPYCGDDVADDWEECPSCGWLRDGSLGVPQPAPPPPTVRQLVCLRCQAQMTFLGFKQFRESSTSLDILQGRFGSFRQDFQILELHGCGYCGYAELALPHIGS, from the coding sequence ATGCTAGCCTGTAGCTATTGTGGCGGCGATGTGCCCGACGATTGGGAAGAATGTAAAACCTGTGGTTGGTTGCGTGATGGCTCGTTGGCCTTGCCACTTGAGCCACTCAAATGCCCGTATTGTGGTGATGATGTGGCCGATGATTGGGAAGAGTGCCCAAGTTGTGGCTGGTTGCGCGATGGCTCATTGGGCGTTCCTCAGCCAGCACCACCGCCACCCACAGTGCGCCAACTGGTCTGCCTCCGTTGCCAAGCGCAGATGACATTTTTGGGCTTCAAGCAATTTCGTGAAAGCTCAACTTCACTGGATATTTTGCAAGGCCGTTTTGGCTCGTTTCGCCAGGATTTTCAAATTTTGGAATTGCATGGCTGTGGCTATTGTGGCTATGCCGAATTGGCTCTACCCCACATTGGTAGTTAG
- a CDS encoding PH domain-containing protein has protein sequence MGLFDGLMGNASEVDPQAAQRDFAQLLAWGEQVQRAYQLIRDFFIFTDKRLILVDKQGITGSKVEYHSIPYRSITHFSIETAGHFDLDAELKIWISGNPVPIQKQFNSRINIYQLQAVLAAFVAR, from the coding sequence ATGGGGTTATTTGATGGATTAATGGGCAATGCTTCGGAAGTTGATCCGCAAGCAGCCCAGCGTGATTTTGCCCAACTGTTGGCATGGGGCGAGCAAGTTCAACGCGCCTACCAACTGATTCGCGATTTCTTTATTTTTACCGATAAACGCTTGATTTTGGTTGATAAACAGGGCATTACTGGCAGCAAAGTCGAATATCATTCGATTCCTTATCGCAGTATTACCCACTTTAGCATTGAAACCGCTGGCCATTTTGATCTCGATGCTGAGTTGAAAATTTGGATTTCAGGCAATCCTGTGCCAATTCAAAAACAATTCAACAGTCGGATCAATATTTATCAATTGCAAGCGGTTCTAGCTGCGTTCGTTGCTCGTTAA